The window GAGTTCTCAAGGGGGGTAAATGTCGCCGTCCACTGCCTGATGGGGATCGGGAGGACGGGGACGATGATCGCCGCCTACAGGGTGAGCATGGGTGAGGAGCCCCAAGAGGCGATAGACAACCTGAGGGAGATCAGAAACTTCATAGAGACAAAGGAGCAGGAGGAGATAGTCCACAAATATTACAGACACCTTCAGAAGCGCCGCGGAAAGGCTTGATCGCCTTAATCTCCGTTTCTCTCCCCCCCACCAGAATTCAGGCAATCCCTCATGCCTTGTGCCAAATGTGACAGGCTGGATAAACCTGCCCCTTATCCGACCAAAAAAAGAGGGGGAATCCCCCCTCATTGTTTAGGTCACTTTGCCTGCCTCTACCAGTTCTCGCCCAAAAGCTCGAAATAGGCCTGAGGGTGGGCGCACGCGGGACATGCGCTCGGGGCCTCGGTCCCCTCGTGGAGGTAGCCGCAGTTCCTGCAGCGCCATGCTGTCTTCGACTCCCTCTTGAAGACCCTGCCCTTCTCGATGTTCCCCGCCAGGTCAAGATACCTCTTTTCATGCTGCTTCTCGGCTATGGCGATGGATTCAAATATCTTGGCGATGTCGTCGAATCCCTCCTCCCTGGCGATCTTTTCAAAGCCGGGATACATCTCGGTGTGCTCGTAGTTCTCTCCGGCCGCCGCCGCCTTAAGGTTTTCCACCGTGCTTCCCACTACTCCCGCCGGGAAGGTGCCCGTTATCTCCACCTCTCCCCCCTTGAGGAGATTGAAGAGCCGCTTCGCGTGCTCCTTCTCCTGGTTCGCCGTCTCCTCGAATATATCCGAGATCTGGACGTAACCCTCTTTTTTTGCCTTGCTGGAAAACATCGTATACCGGTTTCTCGCCTGAGACTCCCCGGAAAAAGCGGTCAGTATATTCTTTTCCGTCTTCGATCCTTTAAGATCCATCAATTTACCCCCTTGCTTTTTTATCTTTCTTATGGGCCAAAAGGCACTTTAAATCAATTACTCATCTGAACTCCGTAAACTTCTCCTTCGGAACTCCGCAGACCGGGCACACCTCCGGGAGCACGCCGTCGGAGACGTAGCCGCAGACACTGCACACGTAATATGTCGTGTCTGTATCCTCCAGCATGTGGTTCATCGCCTCCTTGTAGAGCTTTGCGTGCACCTCCTCCACGTCCCTCGTCTGGGTGAGGATCGTAAGCGCCGCCTTGTCTTCAATCTCTGATGCGTACTTTATGAAGTCGCCGTAGGCGTGTCCCGCCACCTTCGTCTCGGACTCGAAGCTCTCCTTAAGATTATCCTCAGTGCTCCCTATCTCCTTTAGGTATCTCAGGGCGCGCCTCCCGTGGATCGACTCCGACAGCGCAATCACCTCGAAGAGCTTGGCAATCTGGCCATACCCCTCCTCTTCGGCCTTTTCTGCAAATAGCTTGAGCCTCAGATTCGCTTTCGCCTCACCCGTAAATGCCTTATGCATCATCTCCTTAATTCTTTCGTCCATCTTAAACCAACAAATCAAATTTTTAAAAATTCCATCGGTCAATCCAGAAACCGTAAATATCAAGACAGCATGGTTGCGACGCCGGGCTAATTATCCCAACTCGACCCTCTTCTCCGACTCCCATAGACCGTGGATGTTGCAGTAGGCCGTTGAGTGGAGGACTCCCGCCTTTTTCGTCTTAAAGGAAAACGTCACCTCGTGATTAGTGTGAACCGGGCCTTCGTTGGCCCCGGCCACCGACTCCCCGTGGGAGTTGAACTCGAAACGGCCCAGCTCGTAGGTAAACTTGTCACCGTCCGGAGAGAAATAGCAGGATATCCACCTGATATGGTGCTCCGTCGTGTTTGGGTGGGCAGCCGCCACCCCCAGGCTTACCTTCACGCTTACCCACTCGTCCGCCTTTACCTTATCGGGACACTCGATGACCGGCACATGTTTTTCCATTTTCCAGTCACCACCTTGGATCTTATCGGAAATACTCATCTTCATACTCCTTTAGAATAATTAGTCTATTTTAAATATTCACCATAAACGCAGGGGAAAGCAGCGCCATCAAACCCCAAATCAGATCATGTCTCTTTCAAAAACTCGTCCCTTGCCGCCCCGCATACGGGACAGGCCCAATCCTCGGGCAGGTCTTGAAATTCGGTTCCCGGTTCTACACCGGCCTCGTCATTTCCCTCATTGGTATCATATATATAACCACAAACCGTACACATAAAATCATTCATGTGGAAATAATCCCTTTTTAAAAACTCCTTATCAAGATAATTGCTCTTAAATTATCTCCATCTTATTAGGAATACTTATTAATAATATTACCTCTTTTTTCATTTGTCAAGTTTTTTTCAACAAATATCTTAAAAAATAGTTGATAAGTCTTAAAATCGTCAAACTTTAGACAGTAAAGAAAGAGCGCGGATGATAGTCTATTTTTCAGGACGACCGGAGCTTGGAGTTTATATCTCTAATCAGAACCTTCGGACACAACTCATCCCTTATACCGAACCTCGTCAGGACGAAATCGTACCTTGCCGGGTCTTCGGGAGATATGACCCTGAACGCCTCGGTGACCTCGTCGACCGTTTTTATATTTGCCTGCTTCCTCCCGGTAATGCCCAATGACAGGCTGATCCCGTGCATGTGTATGTCAAGGGGGATCATAAGCTGCGAGGGCTTGACCCCCTTCCATCCCCCGGGATCGACCGCGTCCTCCCTAACCATCCAGCGGAGAAAGAGATTCAGCCTCTTCATGGAGCTCCCCTTTTCGTGGGACGGAATCAGACTGTTTGGCCCGCCGTTAAACGGCTCGTTCAGCTCCCTAACAAAGGCAAAAAGCGCGTGAGTCATCTTGTCGTTTTTGTTGACACCTTCCCCATCCCCTCCGTCTTCACAACCTTTAAGCCCGGAGACAAAGAGTTTTTCGAGGTAGCCGTATCTATCCAGGATACGCTTTACGCTGAAGAGCGTCAGGGCAACCTCCTCTCCCGTGCTGAACCTGTGCTTGAACCCGGAAAAAGCACCCTCAAGGGATTCGAGGGACGAATCTCTCAAAAACTTCGACGGCGTCGGCTTCATCTTTTCGAGGACAGCCGAGACACTTTTCAGAATCTGGCGCACCCTGCCGTAGGCAAGCGAAGAGGCGATCAGGCCGCAAATTTCTCTGTCTCTCGGGTCTTCGTACTTGTACAGGAACTCCAGCGGGTCGGGATGGACGTATTCCCGCCTGTTGTAGCGGTAATAGAGCTCTTCAAAGATATCGGCGTAATATTTAATTGTCATGACACCGTTAATCGTCGTGACACCGACGGGGGGCAAAAAATGGGATATTTCTTATTGGATATTCTATTCCAATCTCCTATTTAGTAGATTGTACAACTAAACAATTATTCTACGGATATGGGAACTGAAATTCTATTGAGATTATGGGAAGCCGTCTAAGCCGGCTCCCAGAAGCACCTCTTCGGTGAAACGACCTTTCCCTCTTTCTTGAGGGTCTGGATCGCCTTGGAGACATCCTCCTTGGGAAGGCCTGTCTCCTCGGCGACATCCCCCGGCCTTACAGGCTTATTCAGTTTTTTCATCGCCTCAAGGACAACTTTGCTGTTATCCGACATTATTTAACTCCAATAGTAAAACTATTTTTTAAAGGCGCGGATTACTTATTGATGAAAACAGTAGATTTATCCGCATATATGATAATATCCTGTTTATGCCTTCTAATCAGCCCGATCTCTCTTATTTTTACATTCGGGGCAAACTCCCACTAATTCAAGCTTGTGAGTGAGGTCGGTGTATCCGTCTGCGCCGGAATAGAGCTTCTCAAGACCGCTAAAGACCATTGACTCTATCGGCAAGTCTTCCACCCTGCCGCAGACTCTGCACCTTACGTGATAGTGATTTTCGATGTTCCCGTCAAACCGCTTTTGGGTTCCGCCAACTTCAATCTTTTGAATCATACTGAGATCGGACAATATCTCGAGATTCCTATACACGGTTCCCAGGCTTATCTTCGGGAGCCGTTTCCTCACCATTTCGTAGACCTGATCAGCGGTCGGATGCGTGGTTACGTCTTTAAGCACATCCATTATAACCTTACGCTGGTTTGTCATGCGATAAATCTGCCCGTCAGCCATTTCTAAATCCTTTTGCCATGTTAGAAATAATTATCATTAACTATTATACTGTTTTATAATTCATTGTCAAGAGGTTTCCATTCCCACCATGAGATAATTCCATTTATTATATCAAAAAATTTGTCTTTTGTGTAAAGAAACAATGATCCAGTAGAACATTTTTTTCGTTTGTCAAACAACCGGGGTGACATCACGTCTGACTTGATCAAAGACGAAATGAAAAAAGCCCGTAATCACTCACACATATTTACACTTCGTTCAGGCCTTAATGTTGTACGAAGATTTTCGTTCATATAGATATTTTTAGAAGCTTCTCTGCATTTTTGTAAAATATCATATCTGAAATCTTTTTATCCCCCCTGCACGCCCTCTTGACGGCCCTGATCGGGGTGGATCTTGAGCCCCAGGGCCAGTCTGATGCGAAGAGGACCCTCTCCGGCCCGAAGGAGTCTATGAGCTTTCTGATATTTTTAGGTGATTGAATCGAAACGTCGACGTAGGCGTTCTTCAACGAAGACATCATCTCGATAACCCTATCGATCTCGTAAAGCCCAGCGTGCCCCACGATGAATTTCACCTTCGGAAAGGCCTTCACAAGGTCCCTGGCATAGTGGGCCTCGCCGTACTCTGGGACCTGACCGTCCTCCTCGTCTTTCGGATAGTAATGGGAAATCCCCAGATGAAACAGGATGGGAAACTCGTGGGGAGCGAAGGCCTCGACGGTCTCGAAGGTCTTCTTGTCCGTCAGAGAGACCTTCTGGAGTATAGGGTGAAGCTTGAGACCCTTTGCGCCCTCCTCCACGTCCTCTTTCAGCTTCGCCCTGACCTTGGCCTTGTCGAATTTCTGCGTGAAGTCAACGCCGGTAAAGGGAATTATCCCCTTGTCCTTTTTCGCCGCGACCTTCAGGTCGCCAAACGTGAGATAGGGAGGTATCGGCATGCAGGCGCTCTTCACAACTCCGTATTTGTCCATATCCCTTCTCATGTTCTCCCGTGTGGCGGTAAGGTTCCTGGCCCGGCTTGCCCTGGTGATCAGGGGATACAGGGGGCTCTCGTAGATTGCGCCGCCGAAATCGGGATGGAGCATCATCTCCGATACCGATATAAGATCTATAAAGATCTTCTTTTTGACCCCGGTCTTTTCGATCAGCTCACCGCCGTTCGGATAGATTATATCCCCGAGGTGTGTGTGGATGTCGATTATCTTTTCCATCGTAATCACCCTTCTTATTTACCTCTATTGAAATTTCATCCCCCTTTAAGATTTCTCAAGCGCCATTTTACAACGGCCCCCTTCCCCCGGCGGTCATCTCAAGGGGGGATGAAGCAGAGACAATAATTTGCTATGCCATCCCTTCTATCTTAGCCTCGGCCTCTCTCGCGAGCGCCTTCCCCTTCTCGTGGTCAACAAACAGGAGGAGAAATCCGCCTGTGATGAAGAAAAACACCACCGCCAGGATCGAGAGCCTGCTGGTCCCCGTCAGCGTACCCACAAGCCCGAAGACCAGGGGTCCCAGGACGCCGGAGAACTTCGAGCTTATGTCGTAAAAGCCGAAGAACTCGGCGGTCTTGCTTCTGGGTATCATGGCCCCGAAGAGGGACCTCGAAAGCCCCTGGGAGCCCCCTTGAACCAGCGCCACGCAGAAGGCCAGTATCCAGAAATGGATGGGACTGCTCATGAAATACCCGCCGATGGAGATGGCCGAGTAGATGGTAAGCGATATCAGGATTCCGGTCTTCGGGGAGAGCTTCTTGGCAATCGTGCCGAACAGCAGCGTAAATGGGATGCCCGCAAACTGCACCATCAGAAGCGCCCCAATGAGATGCCCCTGTCCTATTCCGATCTCGGTCCCGAAAGCGGTCGCCATCACGATGATGGTTCCTATACCGTCGTTGTAGAGCCAGTAGGCGATTAGGAACTTCAACGCCTCCCTGAACTTCTTGATCTCGGAAAAGGTAAGCCCAATCCTCTGAAAGCTTGCGGCTATCGAGCTTTTGTACTCCCCCGCCATCTTGATGCTCGGCGGCTCCGGTACGTTTTTGAGAACAGGAATGGAGAAGAGCGCCCACCAGAGACCCACGGTCACAAAGGAGAGCCTCGTCCCCCACTCCACCGCCGAGACACCCATGTATTCGTGGATTCCGAAGAGAGCGGGCTTTTGAATCATCAGGAGGTTTATCGCAAGGAGTATCCCGCCGCCCAGATAGCCTATCGCATATCCCCCGGTGGATACCTGGTCTATCCTGTCCCCCGCAACGCTGGGCAAAAGCGAATCGTAAAAGATATTGGACGCGGAAAAACCTATCCTCCCGATGAGATAAAGGCCTGACGCCAAGAGCCAGTCGCCTGTGGATATGACCACGAGGGAGGCTGTCCCCAGACTCCCGACCCCCATAAAAAGCGCCAGAAACCTCTTCCTTGAGCCGCTGTGGTCGGCCATGGCGCCCAGGATCGGGGCCAGTATAGCCGCCGTCAGCATGGCGATGGAGTTGGTAAACCCCCAGTTAGAGGTTGCCTGCACAGGCGCCAAATTCGCCCCCGCCACCTTTACGTAAAAGATAGGCATGACCGCGGCGAGGATCGTCGTGGCAAAGCCGGAATTCGCCCAGTCATACATGCACCAGCTTAAAATCTTTTTTCTGTCACTCATAATTCCTCCAAATATAAAACTATCATGGACATATATAATACCAATTCATACATACAATCAATGAAAAAAATCATCTTTACAGAAAACTTACATTTCAGCTCTTAACCCGTTCTCCCTTAACGGAAAGAGCGCTCAGCCCACCCACGTCGGTCCTTTTATCATATGTCTCGAGGATGTCCCCCACGGTATCTACACCATCCTCAAGTCTCATCTCAACGGCGCCCTCGGGACACACCTTCACGCAGTTTCCGCACCCCTTGCAGTATTCTTCGTTTATCTCCGTCCTACCGCCGGTGATCTCGCCTGTGATCGCGCCTGTGATCGATATAGCCCCTGCTACGCACAAGTCGACGCACGCCCCGCATCCGGTGCAGCCTTCCATGACCGAGACGGTAAGGCCGGGGAGCCTCTTGATATTCTCGAAAAAGCCCTCCGACTGCCTGACCCTGACGCCTCGCCTCACCGAGCAGCAGCAGTCGCAGCAGAAGCAGACGTTGAGCATCCTCTTGTAATCGATACCCCAGAGCCACGCGTCGAACTCGTTATGTAAAACGAGGGGAAAGAGGCCCAACCCAATCGCGTTTTCGGCGTGCACAACGGCCTCCCTTATCGATACTTCCCTACCCATACCGCGACCCAGCTCCCTTGCTGCGCTCCCCAGAAAGAGGCACCCGATATCGACAG is drawn from Candidatus Zymogenus saltonus and contains these coding sequences:
- a CDS encoding rubredoxin, producing the protein MNDFMCTVCGYIYDTNEGNDEAGVEPGTEFQDLPEDWACPVCGAARDEFLKET
- a CDS encoding TIGR02757 family protein — encoded protein: MTIKYYADIFEELYYRYNRREYVHPDPLEFLYKYEDPRDREICGLIASSLAYGRVRQILKSVSAVLEKMKPTPSKFLRDSSLESLEGAFSGFKHRFSTGEEVALTLFSVKRILDRYGYLEKLFVSGLKGCEDGGDGEGVNKNDKMTHALFAFVRELNEPFNGGPNSLIPSHEKGSSMKRLNLFLRWMVREDAVDPGGWKGVKPSQLMIPLDIHMHGISLSLGITGRKQANIKTVDEVTEAFRVISPEDPARYDFVLTRFGIRDELCPKVLIRDINSKLRSS
- a CDS encoding class II SORL domain-containing protein produces the protein MSISDKIQGGDWKMEKHVPVIECPDKVKADEWVSVKVSLGVAAAHPNTTEHHIRWISCYFSPDGDKFTYELGRFEFNSHGESVAGANEGPVHTNHEVTFSFKTKKAGVLHSTAYCNIHGLWESEKRVELG
- a CDS encoding rubrerythrin family protein, which translates into the protein MDERIKEMMHKAFTGEAKANLRLKLFAEKAEEEGYGQIAKLFEVIALSESIHGRRALRYLKEIGSTEDNLKESFESETKVAGHAYGDFIKYASEIEDKAALTILTQTRDVEEVHAKLYKEAMNHMLEDTDTTYYVCSVCGYVSDGVLPEVCPVCGVPKEKFTEFR
- a CDS encoding rubrerythrin family protein, with protein sequence MMDLKGSKTEKNILTAFSGESQARNRYTMFSSKAKKEGYVQISDIFEETANQEKEHAKRLFNLLKGGEVEITGTFPAGVVGSTVENLKAAAAGENYEHTEMYPGFEKIAREEGFDDIAKIFESIAIAEKQHEKRYLDLAGNIEKGRVFKRESKTAWRCRNCGYLHEGTEAPSACPACAHPQAYFELLGENW
- a CDS encoding 4Fe-4S binding protein — translated: MGRSKFTYDLMMKFYKLFQLLDDMGLIKHKESEADTSAHMIPVNEVIRGGKSVILPMEILGPIIERADCIYIMTECLCRRGEGCRSYPVDIGCLFLGSAARELGRGMGREVSIREAVVHAENAIGLGLFPLVLHNEFDAWLWGIDYKRMLNVCFCCDCCCSVRRGVRVRQSEGFFENIKRLPGLTVSVMEGCTGCGACVDLCVAGAISITGAITGEITGGRTEINEEYCKGCGNCVKVCPEGAVEMRLEDGVDTVGDILETYDKRTDVGGLSALSVKGERVKS
- a CDS encoding MFS transporter — encoded protein: MSDRKKILSWCMYDWANSGFATTILAAVMPIFYVKVAGANLAPVQATSNWGFTNSIAMLTAAILAPILGAMADHSGSRKRFLALFMGVGSLGTASLVVISTGDWLLASGLYLIGRIGFSASNIFYDSLLPSVAGDRIDQVSTGGYAIGYLGGGILLAINLLMIQKPALFGIHEYMGVSAVEWGTRLSFVTVGLWWALFSIPVLKNVPEPPSIKMAGEYKSSIAASFQRIGLTFSEIKKFREALKFLIAYWLYNDGIGTIIVMATAFGTEIGIGQGHLIGALLMVQFAGIPFTLLFGTIAKKLSPKTGILISLTIYSAISIGGYFMSSPIHFWILAFCVALVQGGSQGLSRSLFGAMIPRSKTAEFFGFYDISSKFSGVLGPLVFGLVGTLTGTSRLSILAVVFFFITGGFLLLFVDHEKGKALAREAEAKIEGMA
- a CDS encoding transcriptional repressor, whose product is MTNQRKVIMDVLKDVTTHPTADQVYEMVRKRLPKISLGTVYRNLEILSDLSMIQKIEVGGTQKRFDGNIENHYHVRCRVCGRVEDLPIESMVFSGLEKLYSGADGYTDLTHKLELVGVCPECKNKRDRAD
- a CDS encoding amidohydrolase, encoding MEKIIDIHTHLGDIIYPNGGELIEKTGVKKKIFIDLISVSEMMLHPDFGGAIYESPLYPLITRASRARNLTATRENMRRDMDKYGVVKSACMPIPPYLTFGDLKVAAKKDKGIIPFTGVDFTQKFDKAKVRAKLKEDVEEGAKGLKLHPILQKVSLTDKKTFETVEAFAPHEFPILFHLGISHYYPKDEEDGQVPEYGEAHYARDLVKAFPKVKFIVGHAGLYEIDRVIEMMSSLKNAYVDVSIQSPKNIRKLIDSFGPERVLFASDWPWGSRSTPIRAVKRACRGDKKISDMIFYKNAEKLLKISI
- a CDS encoding helix-turn-helix domain-containing protein; translated protein: MSDNSKVVLEAMKKLNKPVRPGDVAEETGLPKEDVSKAIQTLKKEGKVVSPKRCFWEPA